The following is a genomic window from Gemmatimonadaceae bacterium.
ACTGGCCGATGAGCCGTCTCTTCCTGAGCTATTCCGCGAACATCTATGCGCGTCGTGTCACGGGACTCCCGGTATTCGATGCGACCGGCGGCTTCAAGTGCTTCCGTCGCCGCGTGCTCGAGGCGATAGACCTGGGCGACATCCGCTCCAACGGTTACGCCTTCCAGATCGAGATGACGTTCCGCGCGTGGAAGAAGGGATTCCGCATCGTCGAGATCCCGATTGTGTTCGTGGACCGGTCCCACGGCGCCAGCAAGATGTCCAAGCGCATCGTACGCGAGGCCGTCTGGATGGTCTGGCGGCTGCGGTGGTGGGGGATCCGGGGGCGAGTCTGATGGAATCCAATCGATCTTTTTACAAGATGAGCGGGTCGGGCAACGACTTTGTCTTCTTCGACCTGAGCGAGGGGCCCGTCGGCCAGCTCGAGTCGGCATCGGCGATCCGGGCCTTGAGCGCGCGCGGAACGGGCGTAGGAGCGGACGGAGTGGTGTTCCTCAAGCCGGGCGCCGATGATTCATTCACGATGCGCTACTACAACAGTGATGGCTCGCTCGGGGAGCTTTGCGGCAATGCGACTCTCTGTGCCGTGCGTCTGGCCCATGAGGTCGGCATCGTGCGGGCGGACGAGATATCCATTCAAACCGATGCCGGGATAGTCAGGGGCCGGATGGTGGACGGCCTCCCGGAAATCGACCTGGCGCCGGTCAGCGAGGTCCGGACCGAGGTTCCAGAGATCGATCGCCTGGCGCGGGAGAGTCTGCTCGGCTTCGCCAGGGTGGGTGTTCCGCACATCGTCATTGTGGACGAGGATGCCGAAACGGCGGATATCCTCGGTAGAGGTTCGCGGATCCGGCGCGATCGCTCGCTGAGCGACGGCGCCAACGTGAACTTCCTCACCCCCAAGCGGGACTGGTGGACGATCCGGACTTACGAGCGGGGTGTCGAGGGCGAGACGCTCGCCTGCGGCACTGGCGCGGTAGCGAGCGCCATCCTGCTGACCGAGTGGGGCAGGGCGACTTCTCCAGTGCGCCTGCGGACACGATCCGGGCGCGATCTGGGAGTCCGGGTTCGCCGCGAGGGAGCGCAGTGGTATCCATCGCTGCGCGGGGGTGCCGACATCGTTTTTTCGGGTCAGATCCGGGATTTGGATCTGACCGTTACCCAGGACCCGTGACCCGCGACCCGCGACCCGTTACTTGTGACCCGTTGCCTGTGACCCGTTACCTGTGACCCGTTACCTGTGACCCGTTGGCGGGCAGCGGGTAACGGGTAACGGGAATGGCGACAGTTGATCATCCGGGCGCTGGCGAAATCAACGCAGTCGGACCGGAAATCGCGAGGAAGTGACGCGCTTTCTAGCTTGGCAGCCTCAAAACCTTCTCATTACAGCACTTAGCGACATCCTAACCGGGAAGGACATCCTGTTCTCCACATTTCTCCACCACCAGTAGTTTACATAACATATATTATACGTTGTTGTAAACTGGGCGCGGATAAGGGCGACGGCACAATGCCGTCGCCTTCCTGTCGTCAGGACTTGGGCTCTACAGCAGCGGTTAGTTCGCCGAGGCGTACACGCGCCTCGCCCGCCACAGTACCCTTCGAGTCGGCGCCCAATACGGTCCAGATCTCCTTCGCCTTCGCCTTGTTACCGCCCGTCAGATACGCCCGCGCAGCCAGGCTCTCGTACCGCTGGCGGTCGGAATCGAACCGCGCGACCTTGGCTGCCTTCTCATATTGTTCGCCCGCTTCGCCGTATTTGTTGAGCTGCTCGAGCCCGCCCGCAAGGACGATATGTACTGATGATCC
Proteins encoded in this region:
- the dapF gene encoding diaminopimelate epimerase, translated to MESNRSFYKMSGSGNDFVFFDLSEGPVGQLESASAIRALSARGTGVGADGVVFLKPGADDSFTMRYYNSDGSLGELCGNATLCAVRLAHEVGIVRADEISIQTDAGIVRGRMVDGLPEIDLAPVSEVRTEVPEIDRLARESLLGFARVGVPHIVIVDEDAETADILGRGSRIRRDRSLSDGANVNFLTPKRDWWTIRTYERGVEGETLACGTGAVASAILLTEWGRATSPVRLRTRSGRDLGVRVRREGAQWYPSLRGGADIVFSGQIRDLDLTVTQDP